Proteins encoded by one window of Lycium barbarum isolate Lr01 chromosome 11, ASM1917538v2, whole genome shotgun sequence:
- the LOC132618294 gene encoding phosphatidylglycerophosphate phosphatase 1, chloroplastic/mitochondrial gives MQSTSIIPLHTCSFYPIPKHFHSLNLNNKKKTLSHFTTKCCFTVTSTHSCSKEQEKPKRHNNIDTNPDRQNNINWEEFYSSIQEETTHYKETDEFELASHLGIKTNMWWTDMKAALGQRINVEGIVSSLGVFSKDKHLAIPHVSVQDIRYIDWVELKKRGFEGVVFDKDNTITVPYSLSLWNPLASSIDHCKSLFGNNIAVYSNSAGLDEYDPDGRKARILERAIGIKVIKHRTKKPAGTAEEIEKQFGCESSRLIMVGDRPFTDIVYGNRNGFLTILTKPLSCAEEPLIVQQVRVLEVALVNRWSSQGMKPTSHTLLPDCQQCVKDDPL, from the exons ATGCAGTCTACCTCAATTATTCCACTCCATACTTGCTCCTTCTACCCAATTCCTAAGCATTTTCATTCCCTTAATCTCAACAACAAGAAAAAAACTCTTTCTCATTTCACAACCAAGTGTTGTTTCACTGTCACTTCCACACATAGTTGCAGCAAAGAACAAGAAAAACCCAAAAGGCACAACAATATTGACACAAACCCAGATCGACAGAACAACATAAATTGGGAAGAATTCTATTCTTCAATTCAAGAAGAGACAACCCATTACAAAGAAACGGACGAATTTGAACTTGCTAGTCATTTAGGCATTAAAACAAACATGTGGTGGACAGACATGAAAGCTGCATTAGGACAAAGGATTAATGTAGAGGGTATTGTTTCTTCATTAGGGGTTTTCTCTAAAGACAAACATTTAGCAATCCCACATGTTAGTGTGCAAGATATAAGGTATATTGATTGGGTTGAGTTAAAGAAAAGAGGGTTTGAAGGTGTGGTATTTGATAAGGATAATACAATTACTGTTCCTTATTCTTTGAGCTTGTGGAATCCTCTTGCTTCTTCTATTGATCACTGCAAATCTTTGTTTGGTAATAATATTGCAGTGTATAGCAACTCTGCAG GATTAGATGAATATGACCCTGATGGTAGAAAAGCGAGAATTCTTGAACGTGCAATTGGAATTAAAGTCATTAAGCACA GGACAAAGAAGCCGGCTGGAACAGCTGAAGAAATTGAAAAGCAATTTGGTTGTGAATCGTCAAGACTTATTATG GTGGGTGATAGGCCGTTTACAGACATTGTTTATGGTAACAGAAATGGTTTTCTTACTATTTTGACAAAACCATTAAGTTGTGCAGAGGAGCCATTAATTGTACAGCAG GTCAGGGTACTCGAGGTGGCCCTTGTGAACCGATGGTCTAGCCAGGGGATGAAGCCAACCAGTCACACACTTCTTCCTGATTGCCAGCAGTGTGTAAAAGACGATCCACTTTAG
- the LOC132619409 gene encoding taxadiene 5-alpha hydroxylase, which yields MKGELESSVMGSDTTLLISLSLIAMDMNFPLSNFTLSIIFIIVFSLLLRHYKNVHKHITKKKLPPGEMGLPWIGETIEFYKAQKKNKLFEEFVQPRIEKYGKTFKTKLMGAPTVVVCGAEANMFFMSNEFKLVISSWPTSSVELMGKNSIMEKKGDIHRFLRGIISSSLTYISLDAMVPKICYTIQSHLEKNCHGQEDRTIKLYHLTKSLTFKIVFECFLGIVVKPGLLETFERVLEGAFSPPFKFPGSKFSRAISARMEVQKFLVEVTREKKREIEFGHDQEEEGKSDEALLSRLVKAMIRGEVSEDEVVDNVVLLVFAAHDTTSFAIAMTFRMLAHHPSCYSLLFQEHANITSNKRPGQILSLEDTKKMKYTWQVARESMRLFPPIFGSFRKAIADIEFDGFTIPKGWKVLWTTYGTHNSPEYFKEPQNFDPSRFEEPVQPYAFIPFGGGPRLCAGYQLAKLNILIFVHYIVTRYNWSLINPDEPIVMDPLPFPSQGMPIKISPKF from the exons CTTTGTTGATTTCCCTTTCATTAATTGCTATGGATATGAACTTTCCTCTTTCTAATTTCACCTTATCAATCATTTTCATAATTGTTTTTTCCCTTCTCTTAAGACATTACAAAAATGTCCACAAACACATAACCAAAAAGAAACTTCCACCAGGTGAAATGGGGTTACCATGGATTGGTGAAACCATAGAATTTTACAAAGCTCAAAAAAAGAACAAATTATTCGAAGAATTCGTTCAACCCCGAATCGAAAAATATGGAAAAACCTTCAAAACAAAACTCATGGGAGCACCAACAGTAGTTGTATGTGGAGCAGAGGCCAATATGTTCTTCATGTCCAATGAATTCAAATTGGTAATAAGTTCTTGGCCTACTTCTTCAGTTGAGCTCATGGGAAAAAATTCAATTATGGAGAAAAAAGGCGATATACATCGATTTCTTCGTGGGATTATTTCATCAAGTCTTACATATATTAGCCTAGATGCAATGGTACCCAAAATTTGTTACACAATTCAATCCCACTTGGAAAAAAATTGTCATGGCCAAGAAGACCGGACGATTAAACTTTATCACCTTACCAAATCCTTGACGTTCAAGATTGTATTCGAGTGCTTTTTAGGGATCGTAGTCAAGCCAGGATTACTTGAAACGTTCGAGAGAGTCTTGGAAGGGGCATTTTCGCCCCCATTTAAGTTTCCAGGATCTAAGTTCTCGAGGGCTATAAGTGCAAGGATGGAAGTACAGAAATTTCTTGTTGAAGTTACAAGGGAGAAAAAAAGAGAGATAGAATTTGGACACGATCAGGAAGAAGAAGGGAAATCAGACGAGGCGTTGCTTTCGCGATTAGTGAAAGCAATGATTCGTGGTGAAGTTAGTGAAGACGAagttgttgataatgttgttttGCTAGTGTTTGCTGCACATGATACCACCTCTTTTGCTATTGctatgacatttaggatgttggcTCATCATCCCTCTTGCTATTCTCTTCTCTTTCAAG AACATGCTAATATAACGAGTAATAAAAGACCAGGGCAGATACTATCTTTGGAAGACACAAAAAAGATGAAATACACATGGCAAGTTGCTCGAGAAAGCATGAGGCTATTTCCTCCTATCTTTGGTTCATTCAGAAAAGCAATTGCTGACATTGAATTTGATGGATTCACTATTCCAAAAGGTTGGAAG GTATTGTGGACAACATATGGCACACATAATAGTCCAGAGTATTTTAAAGAGCCCCAAAATTTTGATCCAAGTAGATTTGAAGAGCCTGTTCAACCATATGCATTTATACCATTTGGAGGAGGACCAAGACTCTGTGCTGGGTACCAATTGGCAAAGCTAAACATTCTTATATTTGTTCATTATATTGTGACAAGATACAACTGGTCCTTAATAAATCCTGATGAACCAATTGTCATGGATCCCCTCCCTTTCCCTTCCCAAGGAATGCCCATTAAAATTTCTCCCAAGTTTTAA